AAGCGAGACAATCGTTGGTGCCAGGGAAACCTTCAACATTTCTGGTTTTTATTCGGAGGAAAGTTTCGTTTTTCGAGTCGTCTTCAAATTCTACTCGGAATCTTTTCCTATTTTAGTTCTCCTCTCTGGGCCTTACTATTGCTTTCTTCCTCTTTTACTACGATCGAAGACGTGGATTTTTTTCGTTTAGCCCTATTGCCGGAAGACTGGATTGCGTTTCGAGATGATCTTTATCTTCCCGTCGCCTACACTTTACAAGGATATACGCTCCTCATTCTTTTTCTTCCTCGGATCGTATCATTTTTGGAAGTCGTAATGTTTCGAAGAAAGGAATGGAGGGGATCCGTTTATTCTTGGGTCTTTTCCTTTTTTATCGAATTCTTCCATTCCGTATTGATGGCTCCGGTTTATATGGTACAATACTCGCGGTTTATTCTTCTTACATTCTTAAATCGTAAAATAGAATGGGGTCCTCAGAATCGAAACGCATCTTCCGGTCCGGATCTACAGTCGCTCGCTTATACGGTTTTACCTGCTTCCTTTTACGGTATCGGAATCGGATCTTGGATGTTTCTGACGTATCCTATTTTATTTTTTTGGTTTTTACCTTTGCTCGCCGGTTGGATCTTCGCGTATCCGATCGCACTTCTGACTTCTTATATTCCGAAAGAAAAAAAAGGAAGCTCGCTCCTCTCCAATCCGCCGGAAATTTCAGAAAAAAAATTATTAACTCGCTTGAATCGGTTGGAGCAAAGTTATTCCGAGAACTTAGGTCCTGTCGAAAAGAATCACGGGATTTTTTGGACGATCGTGGATCCTTCTCTAAACGGATTTCACCTTTCTAGGTTGAGAAAAAGAAAAAAAGAAACTCCGGGAAGAAAGCAGTATTTGAAAAATCTAAGGGATCGATTGAAAAAAGAGGGGCCTTCTCATTTTTCGAATCAAGAGCTGTTGCGATTGCTCTGGGATTTTGAATCCGTTTCCGAGCTTCATCTTTGGTTTTGGACTGAGAATATAAGTCAAGATGATTCTTGGTGGAAGACTTCTTACGCCATCTATAGAAAAGAAATTTTGTTAAACGAAGTGGACAAATCCGTTTGAATCGTTTTTATCTTCTGTTAACCTTGTCATCTCTTTCGATCAGTTTTTCACCGTTGTTTTCGGGTGAGTTCGAAGGGATTTATACGGTCGGGAATCGGGAATGTAGGGTAACACCGATCAGGATGGCTTTCGAGGTGATTTGTAAACCGTCGAATAAAAGGAAGATCTTTTTTTACCAGGGAGAGGATAAGGAAAAAAGAATATTCAGAACCGATGATGGAGACTCGTCCGATTTTTTTGTCTTTGACGATTTGTCCTTCCAATCCGGAGTGTTTATCGGAAACGACGGAATCAGACGGAAAGTGAAAAAAAGGAATTCTTTTAGGTCAGATCAATTTTAAAAAAACGCTTACTGCGTGTTGAACGTCTTCCCTTCCATCCCTTTCAAAAACGGGGGAGCCCGATCCATTCCAATTTTTTGCGTTTTCGATCGCCTTTTCGAAACGAAAGGAAAACAGTTCCGCATTCGAAAGATAAGCTGAAGAAATTTCTTCTCTGAGAGCGCGATGGAGATAAGGAACTTCAGGGAAGTTGCCGCGATCGGTGTAGAGTATCGGGGTTTTGGCATAAACACTTTCGCTCAGAATCCCGTAACCCGGTTTTGTGATTACGAAGTCGCAGGCTGTCAGAAGATCCGGATAGTGGACATTCGCAAAGTTTAAAATTCCTTTCTTTTGTTTGTCCGGGATTTGTGAAAGATCGAAATCGGTTCCACCCGAGATCACGATTCGGTAATGATCGGAATCGAATTCTTTCCATTGAAATTGATCCGTTTTGACTCCATATGCTCCGAAAGAAAAGAGAAGATTGATTTTATCATTCGGCAGTTTGAAAAATTCTTTTGCATTCGTTTTATCAAGGTTCGGTCTTCGCCCCACGAGGCCGATATTTTTTTGCTCGGGAAGGGAAGGTGCGGGACAAGAAAAGGGAAGAAGAAGTCCGAACGTCGCAAGATAATACTCTTCGAAGAGGATCGCCGCCGTTTGAGAGAAGATCGGCGATTCTTTTTGATATCCTCCGTAGATAAAATCCCAAGTGAAGTTCCCGATAAACAAGGACGGGATTTTGATCTTGTCTGCGATCACAAACGGAAGAGAAGCGGAATCCGAAACGATTAAATCGGTTTCAAAGTCGAGACATGCCTCGATTTCGGAAATCTGGAGATAGGATTTTCTGGAATTGAATTCTTCGATTGCGTGTTCCGTTCCTCGGATATCGATCGAAAGAGAATCCTTTTGTATCATTCCCACGTCTAGGGATTTTTTTCTCGTAGAAAGTCGTTTTAAAAAAATGGAATCTTCTTCGCTGATCGAAAGAGTATTTAAGAATTCTTCCCTCGCCGTTACAAGTTCGATTTGTAAGTCCGGAAAGCGACGTAGTAGATGGAGAATGATTTCCATCGATCTGCTGATATGTCCGAATCCGTGAGAACTAACGTAATAGGTTATCTTCATTTGGAAACCCCTTGTCGAATCACCTCGTACATTACGATTCCTGCAGACATCGCAAGATTGAGTGAATCCGCTTCTCCGAACATCGGAAGGGAGATATACTCGTCGGAATGACTTCTTGCGAAAGGAGAAAGTCCATATTGTTCGGATCCGAAGACCAAGGCGATCTTTCCCTTAAGATCGGACTCGAAGTAGAGTTTTTTTGCTTCCGGTGTTACGGCTAACGTTCTATATTTATTTTCTTTGAGAATGGAATAGATCGCCTCCGTTTCCCCTAAATAGACTTCGAGGGTAAATAGAGCGCCGGTGGAAGCACGAATGACGTTCGGATTAAAAAGATCCAGTCTCGGGTCAGCTACAACAACCGTGTGAAAACCCGCGCCTTCAGCGGTCCGTAGGATCGTTCCGAGGTTTCCGGGTTTTTCCACGCCTTCGATGACGAGGATCGGTTTTCCGTTTTTGAGTTGAATCGATTCATTTGGGAACGTTTCAATTCCCGTCGGAAAGAAGTGAGCGGTTGCTATCAGTCCGTCCGGCCGATCTCTGTAGGAGATTTTTTCGAATATTTTTTTCGGAACCTTGATGGATTTAACACCGATTTCACGAATGAGGTCGTATTCGTTTTCTCCTAAAAAGCATTCGGGAGAATAGAGTACGTTTTGAAATTTCACCTTTCCGGATTTGAATGCCCGCGAAATTTCTCTGTAACCTTCAATAAAAAAAAGTCCGCTCGCTTCTCGATGTTTTTTTTCCTTTAGATTGGAGATGTTCTTGAGTTTCTCGTTTGAAAAACTCGTGATCTCCAAAAAAGAAATGCCTTGTTCCTGATTCAAAGCGAGAGTCTCTCCGATGTGTAGATACAATTTGAACCGGAAGGATAGAGTTTTCCGCTCTGTTCCGGAATGGAAAGTTCTCCAAGAAAAAACTTACCGTTGTTCTTGATTCTTCCTTGCAAAATTCTTTGTAAAGCAAGGGGACTAAAACCGGTGGAATGACACGTGAGAACGATAAAGTCCGGTTTGGATCCGCAGAGTTCCATAAGAAGATCCATAAGTTCGGGAAGATCTTTTTCGATCTTAAACACTTCTCCGCTCGCTCCTCTTCCGAAGGTGGGCGGATCGAGGATAAATCCTCGATAGTCTTTGCCTCGTTTGATTTCTCGTTTTAAGAATTTCAAAACGTCTTCCACCATCCAACGGATTTTTTTATCCGCGAGTCCGGATGCGGTCGCATTCTCGCGTGCCCAATCTACCATACCTTTCGAAGCGTCCAGGTGACATGCGGAAGCGCCTCCGTCCAGAACGGCGAGAGTGGACAGTCCGGAATAAGCGAAAAGATTGAGAACCTCTTCCTCTTTTTTGAGTTGAGAGGAAAGTTTTTGGATCTTTTTCCAATTTTCCAATTGTTCCGCGAAAATTCCCAAATGACCGAATGGAGTGAATTTTATTTTAATAGAATATTCTAATATTTGAACGAAGAATTCCTCTTCTACTTTTTTGTTCCAGTTCCATGCTCCTCCACCTTTGTCGGATCGGACGTATTCTCCGTGAACGTTTTTCCAAAGAGCCGGTTTGGATTCGGGCCATGCCGATACGGGGGAAGGACGAATGATCGTATAAGGACCGATCTGTTCGAGTTTACGAAAGTTCCCAGAGTCGATGAGAGAATAGGTTCCGTCGAGGCTTTCAGCTTGTTTTACAATTTTCATATATATGTACCTTAAAATAATTTCCTTCGGGAAACTGAATTCTTACCGGATGATCGTCTTCCGGTTTTAAACTCTCGAATCTCTCGTACTTCCAACCTTGGAAACGAAGAATGTTCTTCGCGAGAGATTCCAATTCTTCCGATCGGATTCTTCCGGAACAAGAACAAAGAATGATCGTTCCCGATTCTTCGAGTGAGGAGAGGGAGCTTCCAAAAAGATGCGCGTATGTCTTGAGTGCGTTCTTTTTCGATTTTGCGTCCGGAGTCAGATTCGGAGGATCGATTACGATGAGCCCGAATTTTTGATTCTTCAATACGTCTTCCAATTCTCTAAAAAGATTTTTTTGAACGAATCTATGTTTGCAACTACTTCCATCTTTTTTCAGGCTCAAAACTCTTTGGAAAGAATCCAGGGCTTCCTTGGAACCGTCGACCGATGTCACCGATCGAGCTCCCGCCGTATCCATACAAATCGACGTGAGCCCCGTATGCGAGAATAGATGAAGACAGTCTTTCCCTTTGGAGATTTCTTTTTTTTCCAAGAGGAATTTCCTCAGATTGCGAAGATCCAAAAAAATTCCTCCCTTTTGTCCGGGAAGCTCCACGGGGAACTTTACGTTTTGTAAAGTGATCGTTTCCCGGATCGATACGGAGTCACCGCCTTTTCCTTGTTTGGCGCCTCTCCAGATTCTTTCCGAGATCTTTTTTTCTTCTCCCGTTTTCTCGGGAGGATCGAGAAGAATCTTCGAAGGCAAGGGTTCGGCTAATTTAGAATTCTTGCATAGAGCGTAGAGATTCCAGACGATCCACCTTCCATAAACAAGAAGAGATGAAGAATAGATTCGGACCACCCAGGTTCCTCCGATTCGATCCACGGTCATTCCGGGGAAGAGGTCGTTTTCCCCGTGAAGGATTCGATACGCGTTCGTGGTCTTTCGGACTTCTTTTCGTTTTTGGATAGAGGAGATTAGGTTCTCACGAATTTTTTCTTTGGAGAACTCGGGTAGGTTTTGTATGACTCGAATTCGTATCAGTCCGTTCTTGGAATAGATTCCGGTTGCGATCGGTTGATTTCCCGTAGAAAAAAGCGTAAGCCATTCTCCGTTTGCAAACGGAGTCACCGCGGTTGATAGATTTCCGCTGAAGATCCAAGGATGTTTTCGTTTTACGGAGAGTTCGCTCTTCCGGTTCAGTTGGTATCTACGGAACCGGAAGTGGGAAGGTAAGGAAGGGTTCAGGCTTTTTTCTTGGCCTCTTTGTAAGAAGTCTCGGTAGCGCCGACATAGATTTGTCTTGGACGACCGATCTTCATATCCGGAGACTCGATCATTTCTTTCCACTGAGCGATCCAACCGGGGAGACGACCCATCGCAAACATTACGGTGAACATGTTCACAGGAATTCCTAACGCACGATAGATGATTCCGGAATAGAAGTCCACGTTTGGATACAGTTTTCTTTCCACGAAATACGGATCGTGAAGGGCGGCTTCTTCGAGTTCTTTAGCAATGTCTAATAAAGGATCTTGGATTCCGAGACGTTTGAGGACGGAGTCGCACGCTTTTTTGATGATCTTTGCACGAGGATCAAAATTCTTATAAACTCTATGACCGAATCCGGAAAGACGGAAGGAATCGTTTTTGTCCTTTGCTTTCTCCACGATTTTTTTCACTGGAAGGCCGCTCGCTTGGATCTCTTGGAGCATCTCCAATACTTCTTGGTTTGCTCCACCGTGTCTTGGTCCCCAGAGGGCGCAGATGCCCGCTGAGACGGCGCCGTAGAGATTTGCAAGAGAGGATCCCACCAAACGCACCGTAGACGTAGAACAGTTTTGTTCGTGGTCGGCGTGTAAGATAAGAAGAAGGTTAAGCGCTTTTACGATTTCAGGATCGATTTTGTATTCTTCACTCGGAACGGAAAACATCATGTTCATGAAGTTCCCGCAATAGTCCAGACTGTTCAAAGGATGAATCGTAGGTTGGCCGATCGACTTCTTAAACGCAAAGGCCGCGATCGTCGGGAATTTTGCGAGAAGACGGATCATGGAAATATGTCTGTGTTCCGCGTTTTCAGGATCGTACGAATCTTGGTAGTAAGTAGAAAGAGATCCGATCATGGAAGACATGATCGCCATAGGGTGACCGTCTTT
This genomic interval from Leptospira stimsonii contains the following:
- the mdoH gene encoding glucans biosynthesis glucosyltransferase MdoH; translated protein: MRQNERETAGFLIDSKTLSYRRLSFGGLVFFFVIIGVFLEVQFLSFQSISPFEWATLILFCVLFPIISFGAATALIGFVQRLRGGDPLRISRILEEYDVLEDENPPVAIVMPIHCEDVSRIFAGVELMLKDIAENGLSPTVDFFILSDTSDPNLWAQEEKAFSILSQKIENKDRIYYRKRRLNLNKKSGNIADFCRRWGKRYKYMIILDADSIVTGECMKNLIRLMEKIPDAGIIQTVPEVIRARSIFQRLSAFAAWMGNPVFGAGSYFWQLRSGPFWGHNAIIRLQPFMKYCGLPGLPGESAIGGKILSHDTIEAALFRKAGYSVWFASDLKGSYEEAPPNVLEALKRDNRWCQGNLQHFWFLFGGKFRFSSRLQILLGIFSYFSSPLWALLLLSSSFTTIEDVDFFRLALLPEDWIAFRDDLYLPVAYTLQGYTLLILFLPRIVSFLEVVMFRRKEWRGSVYSWVFSFFIEFFHSVLMAPVYMVQYSRFILLTFLNRKIEWGPQNRNASSGPDLQSLAYTVLPASFYGIGIGSWMFLTYPILFFWFLPLLAGWIFAYPIALLTSYIPKEKKGSSLLSNPPEISEKKLLTRLNRLEQSYSENLGPVEKNHGIFWTIVDPSLNGFHLSRLRKRKKETPGRKQYLKNLRDRLKKEGPSHFSNQELLRLLWDFESVSELHLWFWTENISQDDSWWKTSYAIYRKEILLNEVDKSV
- a CDS encoding sugar kinase; amino-acid sequence: MKITYYVSSHGFGHISRSMEIILHLLRRFPDLQIELVTAREEFLNTLSISEEDSIFLKRLSTRKKSLDVGMIQKDSLSIDIRGTEHAIEEFNSRKSYLQISEIEACLDFETDLIVSDSASLPFVIADKIKIPSLFIGNFTWDFIYGGYQKESPIFSQTAAILFEEYYLATFGLLLPFSCPAPSLPEQKNIGLVGRRPNLDKTNAKEFFKLPNDKINLLFSFGAYGVKTDQFQWKEFDSDHYRIVISGGTDFDLSQIPDKQKKGILNFANVHYPDLLTACDFVITKPGYGILSESVYAKTPILYTDRGNFPEVPYLHRALREEISSAYLSNAELFSFRFEKAIENAKNWNGSGSPVFERDGREDVQHAVSVFLKLI
- a CDS encoding TrmH family RNA methyltransferase; this translates as MYLHIGETLALNQEQGISFLEITSFSNEKLKNISNLKEKKHREASGLFFIEGYREISRAFKSGKVKFQNVLYSPECFLGENEYDLIREIGVKSIKVPKKIFEKISYRDRPDGLIATAHFFPTGIETFPNESIQLKNGKPILVIEGVEKPGNLGTILRTAEGAGFHTVVVADPRLDLFNPNVIRASTGALFTLEVYLGETEAIYSILKENKYRTLAVTPEAKKLYFESDLKGKIALVFGSEQYGLSPFARSHSDEYISLPMFGEADSLNLAMSAGIVMYEVIRQGVSK
- a CDS encoding class I SAM-dependent rRNA methyltransferase gives rise to the protein MNRKSELSVKRKHPWIFSGNLSTAVTPFANGEWLTLFSTGNQPIATGIYSKNGLIRIRVIQNLPEFSKEKIRENLISSIQKRKEVRKTTNAYRILHGENDLFPGMTVDRIGGTWVVRIYSSSLLVYGRWIVWNLYALCKNSKLAEPLPSKILLDPPEKTGEEKKISERIWRGAKQGKGGDSVSIRETITLQNVKFPVELPGQKGGIFLDLRNLRKFLLEKKEISKGKDCLHLFSHTGLTSICMDTAGARSVTSVDGSKEALDSFQRVLSLKKDGSSCKHRFVQKNLFRELEDVLKNQKFGLIVIDPPNLTPDAKSKKNALKTYAHLFGSSLSSLEESGTIILCSCSGRIRSEELESLAKNILRFQGWKYERFESLKPEDDHPVRIQFPEGNYFKVHIYENCKTS
- a CDS encoding citrate synthase — translated: MAEVAILKIDGKEYELPIIVGSENEKAVDISKLRQQTGYVTLDNGYLNTGACTSAVTFLDGELGILRYRGIPIEQLAENSTFTEVAYLLIYGKLPSDAELKTWNEELTMHTLIHEDLKRLYNGFPKDGHPMAIMSSMIGSLSTYYQDSYDPENAEHRHISMIRLLAKFPTIAAFAFKKSIGQPTIHPLNSLDYCGNFMNMMFSVPSEEYKIDPEIVKALNLLLILHADHEQNCSTSTVRLVGSSLANLYGAVSAGICALWGPRHGGANQEVLEMLQEIQASGLPVKKIVEKAKDKNDSFRLSGFGHRVYKNFDPRAKIIKKACDSVLKRLGIQDPLLDIAKELEEAALHDPYFVERKLYPNVDFYSGIIYRALGIPVNMFTVMFAMGRLPGWIAQWKEMIESPDMKIGRPRQIYVGATETSYKEAKKKA